One part of the Streptomyces ferrugineus genome encodes these proteins:
- the asnB gene encoding asparagine synthase (glutamine-hydrolyzing) — MCGITGWASFHRDARTQAPVIEAMTAELSRRGPDAGGVWLGERAAVGHRRLAVIDLEGGTQPMTDRPHEPTAVLTYSGEIYNHHALRAELRGRGHRFRTRSDTEVVLRAYAEWGDDLAERLEGMFAFAVWDERDRRLLLVRDRLGVKPLFWAAVDGGLAFASEPKALFRHPEIRPRVDADGLREAYSLLFNTGPTVWSGVREVEPGGLLVLDRDGVREHRYWQLEAGRHEDDRDATVERIGSLVGGAARGQLEADVPLCSLLSGGLDSTVLTALLADELRLREGPDARIRSYAVDYSDQAERFTGDVLRTGHDTPYAVEAGAFVGTDHSTVVLDPLTLLDPEHRRAVVAARDSPIGVGDMDTSLYLLFGQIRRHSTVAVSGEAADEVFGGYPWFHHPRALAAGTFPWLLVTGDEAAMPLDPELDLRIGEFRDDTYSGALAAVPHLDGESPAEHRQREMQHLSLTRWLRQLLHRKDRLSMAQGLEVRVPYCDHRLVQYAFDTPWALKSFDGREKSLLRAAGAGLAPHSVLHRSKNHYPATHHPDYNRGLQDLARDALAVEQVRALADETRLKPCLDAPPEQVEWSHRIRLERVVDLALWLDHHRPELAL, encoded by the coding sequence ATGTGCGGAATCACCGGCTGGGCGTCCTTCCACCGCGACGCCCGCACCCAGGCCCCGGTCATCGAGGCCATGACCGCCGAACTGTCCCGGCGCGGCCCCGACGCCGGGGGCGTATGGCTCGGCGAGCGGGCCGCCGTCGGACACCGCCGCCTCGCCGTCATCGACCTCGAAGGCGGCACCCAGCCGATGACCGACCGGCCGCACGAGCCCACCGCCGTGCTCACCTACAGCGGAGAGATCTACAACCACCACGCACTGCGCGCCGAACTGCGCGGCCGCGGACACCGGTTCCGCACCCGCAGCGACACCGAGGTGGTACTGCGCGCCTACGCCGAGTGGGGTGACGATCTCGCCGAGCGTTTGGAGGGCATGTTCGCCTTCGCCGTCTGGGACGAACGCGACCGGCGGCTGCTCCTCGTCCGCGACCGGCTCGGCGTCAAACCGCTGTTCTGGGCGGCCGTCGACGGCGGCCTGGCCTTCGCCTCCGAGCCCAAGGCGCTGTTCCGGCACCCGGAGATCCGGCCCCGGGTGGACGCCGACGGGCTGCGGGAGGCGTACAGCCTGCTGTTCAACACCGGGCCGACGGTGTGGTCCGGCGTACGCGAGGTCGAACCGGGCGGACTGCTCGTCCTGGACCGGGACGGCGTCCGCGAGCACCGCTACTGGCAGTTGGAGGCGGGTCGGCACGAGGACGACCGGGACGCCACCGTGGAGCGGATCGGCAGCCTGGTCGGCGGCGCCGCCCGCGGTCAGCTGGAGGCCGACGTCCCGCTGTGCAGCCTGCTGTCCGGCGGCCTGGACTCCACCGTCCTGACCGCCCTGCTCGCCGACGAACTCCGGCTGCGCGAAGGCCCGGACGCCCGCATCCGCTCCTACGCCGTGGACTACAGCGACCAGGCCGAGCGCTTCACCGGTGACGTCCTGCGCACCGGCCACGACACCCCGTACGCCGTCGAGGCGGGCGCGTTCGTCGGCACCGACCACAGCACGGTCGTACTGGACCCGCTCACCCTGCTCGACCCCGAGCACCGCAGGGCCGTCGTCGCGGCCCGCGACTCGCCGATCGGCGTCGGCGACATGGACACCTCGCTGTATCTGCTGTTCGGACAGATACGACGGCACTCGACCGTCGCCGTGTCCGGCGAGGCCGCCGACGAGGTCTTCGGCGGCTACCCCTGGTTCCACCACCCCAGGGCGCTGGCCGCCGGCACCTTCCCCTGGCTGCTGGTCACCGGCGACGAGGCCGCCATGCCCCTCGACCCCGAACTCGACCTGCGCATCGGCGAGTTCCGCGACGACACCTACAGCGGCGCCCTCGCCGCCGTACCCCACCTCGACGGCGAGAGCCCCGCCGAGCACCGGCAGCGCGAGATGCAGCACCTGTCCCTGACCCGGTGGCTGCGCCAACTCCTGCACCGCAAGGACCGGTTGAGCATGGCCCAGGGACTGGAGGTCCGCGTCCCGTACTGCGACCACCGGCTCGTGCAGTACGCCTTCGACACGCCCTGGGCGCTGAAGAGCTTCGACGGCCGGGAGAAGAGCCTGCTGCGGGCCGCCGGAGCGGGCCTGGCGCCCCACTCGGTGCTGCACCGCTCCAAGAACCACTACCCGGCCACCCACCACCCCGACTACAACCGTGGGCTGCAGGACCTGGCCCGTGACGCCCTCGCCGTCGAGCAGGTCCGGGCGCTGGCCGACGAGACCCGCCTCAAACCCTGCCTCGACGCCCCGCCCGAGCAGGTGGAGTGGAGCCACCGGATCCGCCTCGAACGCGTCGTCGACCTCGCCCTGTGGCTGGACCACCACCGGCCCGAACTCGCCCTCTAG
- a CDS encoding cytochrome P450 family protein produces MPLQEPMPAVHPEPLPDPVPLTGCPYKADPYPLYERMREAGPVHRVLFPSGVQAWLVTGYDAARAALNDGRLGKNHDRGNDHWRARASIMPEPQHSQLQAHLLHQDPPVHTHMRRFVTDAFTPRRIERLGPRFQELADALVDALPDTGPADLVSGFAARFPFQVLAEVIGLPGELAARFDRDWGKVVQPVGPTDPGRPLYEARLHGLQSYIAEVVAHKRRHGDDDLLGRLVVARDRGELSQAELDSMIFQLLVAGQEPVTNQITTALIALFRHPDQLARLRDDPDLLPRAVEELLRYDSAFELTTWRFFDRDSDLYGTGVPAGDSVIVSLCAANRDPRRFPDPDALDFERSPNPHLAFGHGIHFCPGAALARTELRIALGTLLTRLPGLHLAIRDEDIEWIPAVLGRGTNRLPAGYDRRL; encoded by the coding sequence ATGCCCCTCCAGGAACCCATGCCGGCCGTGCACCCCGAACCGCTGCCCGACCCGGTGCCGCTGACGGGCTGTCCGTACAAGGCCGACCCCTACCCGCTGTACGAGCGGATGCGCGAGGCTGGACCCGTCCACCGGGTCCTCTTCCCCAGCGGCGTTCAGGCCTGGCTCGTCACCGGATACGACGCCGCCCGCGCCGCCCTGAACGACGGCCGCCTCGGCAAGAACCACGACCGGGGCAACGACCACTGGCGCGCCCGCGCCTCGATCATGCCCGAGCCGCAGCATTCGCAGCTCCAGGCCCACCTCCTCCATCAGGACCCGCCGGTCCACACCCATATGCGGCGCTTCGTGACGGACGCCTTCACACCGCGCCGCATCGAGCGACTCGGGCCGCGCTTCCAGGAGCTGGCCGACGCTCTGGTCGACGCGCTCCCGGACACCGGTCCCGCCGACCTCGTCAGCGGCTTCGCCGCCCGCTTCCCCTTCCAGGTCCTCGCCGAAGTCATCGGACTGCCGGGCGAGTTGGCCGCGCGCTTCGACCGCGACTGGGGCAAGGTCGTCCAGCCGGTCGGTCCGACGGACCCGGGGCGACCCCTGTACGAGGCCCGGCTGCACGGTCTGCAGAGCTACATCGCCGAGGTCGTCGCGCACAAGCGCCGGCACGGGGACGACGACCTGCTCGGCCGGCTCGTCGTGGCCCGCGACCGGGGCGAACTGTCCCAGGCGGAGCTGGACTCGATGATCTTCCAGCTGCTGGTCGCCGGCCAGGAACCGGTCACGAACCAGATCACGACCGCCCTCATCGCCCTGTTCCGCCACCCCGACCAGCTCGCCCGGTTGCGCGACGACCCGGACCTGCTGCCCCGCGCGGTCGAGGAACTCCTGCGCTACGACAGCGCCTTCGAGCTGACCACCTGGCGCTTCTTCGACCGGGACAGCGACCTGTACGGCACCGGGGTCCCGGCCGGCGACTCCGTGATCGTCTCCCTGTGCGCGGCCAACCGCGACCCGCGCCGCTTCCCCGACCCCGACGCCCTGGACTTCGAGCGATCGCCGAATCCGCACCTGGCCTTCGGCCATGGCATCCACTTCTGCCCCGGTGCCGCCCTCGCCCGCACCGAACTCCGGATCGCCCTCGGCACCCTGCTCACCCGCCTGCCCGGACTCCACCTCGCCATCAGGGACGAGGACATCGAGTGGATCCCGGCCGTCCTGGGCCGCGGCACGAACCGCCTGCCGGCCGGCTACGACCGACGGCTGTGA